One Amorphoplanes digitatis genomic window carries:
- a CDS encoding alpha-galactosidase — MLIHLRAAGTSLVLDARGPRPPVVVHWGRCLGALGDDDLAALADAAVPAVPPSSIDEPLRFSLLPGPEQGWSGRPAITGWWPADGGRPGGFHLLGVVRDGPRAVRLDLAEAGGRLLLSTEMELSDQGVLRARQHLSHVGAGTFHLDSLSVVLPVPDLAKEVLDFSGLWAYERRPQRAPLRHGVWSRETRHGRPGHDDPYLMMAGSPGFDFRAGQVWAMHLAWSGDKRLWAERQPLGYGLIGAGELLAPGEVTLGPGGTYRTPWAVAAWSDAGIDGLSARLHPWIRSRRAARPPRPMVLNTWEACYFDHDADALDRLVDAAAEAGVERFVLDDGWFAGRTDDRRALGDWYADPGRWPDGLHPLIARVHERGMDFGLWVEPEMVSPDSALARAHPEWVLGGDTGPTWRHQRVLDLGDPGAYAYVLERLGALLTAYPIAFLKWDHNRDLLREAASHRQTTAVYRLLAALRAAFPRLEIESCASGGARIDLGILDLVDRVWTSDTNDPLERQRIQRWTGVLLPPEFLGGHLGAATAHITGRTSSLGLRFATALFGSAGIEWDLTAATPGERAEVAAWVALYKRLRPLLHGGTVVRSGADDAAHLVHGVVGADSAVYALVALRAADSALPEPIRFAGLDPDVRYTVRPLRIGPEPRVVQDAAPAWLRAGAVTLPGRVLAEVGLPAPLLTPEQAALFTVDRAGRDTESRRSP; from the coding sequence TTGCTCATCCACCTGCGGGCCGCGGGCACCAGCCTCGTGCTGGACGCCCGCGGCCCGCGGCCGCCCGTCGTCGTGCACTGGGGCCGGTGCCTCGGCGCGCTCGGCGACGACGACCTGGCCGCGCTGGCCGACGCCGCGGTGCCCGCGGTGCCGCCGAGCTCGATCGACGAGCCGCTGCGGTTCAGCCTGCTGCCCGGGCCGGAACAGGGCTGGAGCGGCCGGCCCGCGATCACCGGCTGGTGGCCGGCGGACGGCGGCCGGCCGGGCGGCTTCCACCTGCTCGGCGTCGTCCGCGACGGGCCGCGCGCGGTGCGCCTCGACCTCGCGGAGGCGGGCGGGCGGCTGCTGCTCAGCACCGAGATGGAGCTCTCCGATCAGGGTGTGCTGCGGGCACGCCAGCACCTGAGCCACGTCGGCGCCGGCACGTTCCACCTGGACTCGCTCTCCGTCGTGCTGCCCGTGCCGGACCTGGCCAAAGAGGTCCTCGACTTCAGCGGGCTGTGGGCGTACGAGCGGCGGCCGCAGCGTGCGCCGCTGCGGCACGGCGTGTGGAGCCGCGAGACGCGGCACGGGCGGCCCGGCCACGACGACCCGTACCTGATGATGGCCGGCAGCCCGGGCTTCGACTTCCGCGCCGGCCAGGTGTGGGCGATGCACCTGGCCTGGAGCGGCGACAAGCGACTCTGGGCCGAGCGGCAGCCGCTGGGCTACGGGCTGATCGGCGCCGGCGAGTTGCTCGCGCCCGGCGAGGTGACGCTGGGCCCGGGCGGGACGTACCGCACGCCGTGGGCGGTCGCCGCCTGGTCGGACGCGGGGATCGACGGCCTCTCCGCGCGGCTGCACCCCTGGATCCGGTCACGCCGGGCGGCGCGCCCGCCGCGGCCGATGGTGCTCAACACCTGGGAGGCCTGCTACTTCGATCACGACGCGGACGCCCTGGACCGGCTGGTCGACGCGGCGGCCGAGGCCGGGGTGGAGCGGTTCGTGCTGGACGACGGCTGGTTCGCCGGCCGCACCGACGACCGGCGGGCGCTGGGGGACTGGTACGCCGACCCCGGGCGCTGGCCGGACGGGCTGCATCCGCTGATCGCCCGGGTGCACGAGCGGGGGATGGACTTCGGGCTGTGGGTCGAGCCCGAGATGGTCAGTCCCGACTCGGCGCTGGCCCGCGCGCACCCCGAGTGGGTGCTCGGCGGTGACACCGGGCCGACCTGGCGGCACCAGCGCGTGCTCGACCTGGGCGATCCCGGCGCGTACGCGTACGTGCTCGAGCGGCTCGGCGCGCTGCTCACGGCGTACCCGATCGCGTTTTTGAAATGGGACCACAACCGCGACCTGCTGCGGGAGGCCGCGAGCCACCGGCAGACCACGGCCGTCTACCGCCTGCTCGCGGCGCTGCGTGCCGCGTTCCCCCGGCTCGAGATCGAGAGCTGCGCCTCCGGCGGCGCGCGCATCGACCTCGGCATCCTCGACCTCGTCGACCGGGTGTGGACCTCCGACACCAACGATCCGCTGGAGCGCCAGCGGATCCAGCGCTGGACCGGCGTCCTGCTCCCGCCCGAGTTCCTCGGCGGGCACCTGGGCGCCGCGACCGCGCACATCACCGGGCGCACGTCCAGCCTCGGCCTGCGCTTCGCCACCGCGCTGTTCGGCAGCGCCGGCATCGAATGGGACCTCACCGCCGCGACCCCGGGTGAGCGCGCGGAGGTGGCGGCGTGGGTGGCGCTGTACAAGCGGCTGCGCCCGCTGCTGCACGGCGGGACCGTGGTGCGCTCCGGCGCCGACGACGCGGCACACCTGGTGCACGGCGTCGTCGGCGCCGACAGCGCGGTCTATGCCCTCGTCGCGCTGCGGGCCGCGGACTCCGCCCTGCCCGAGCCGATACGTTTCGCCGGACTCGACCCGGACGTCCGCTACACCGTCCGTCCACTCAGGATCGGGCCGGAGCCGCGGGTCGTGCAGGACGCGGCGCCGGCCTGGCTGCGTGCCGGCGCGGTGACGCTGCCGGGCCGGGTGCTCGCCGAGGTGGGCCTGCCGGCGCCGTTGCTCACCCCCGAACAGGCCGCGCTCTTCACCGTCGACCGGGCCGGCCGCGACACGGAAAGCCGGCGGTCGCCGTGA
- a CDS encoding carbohydrate ABC transporter permease: MLVMGVCTVYFLVPIWWLFVGSSKSRAQFTGTAPLWFADFDLAGNVRELLAYRDGVFLRWMVNSLAYTGGSALLGTLLAAMCGYALAKYRFPGRETLFNVVLGGVLVPATALALPLFLLFSRVEATNTFWSVFLPSLVNPFGVYLARIYAAASVPDELLEAARIDGSGEVRSFFTVSVRLMFPALVTIFLFHFVAVWNNFLLPLIMLGDERLFPVTLGLYSWNTQVNQLPELRGLVIVGALLSIAPLVVAFLFLQRFWRSGLGAGAVK, translated from the coding sequence ATGCTGGTCATGGGCGTCTGCACCGTCTACTTCCTGGTGCCGATCTGGTGGCTGTTCGTCGGCTCCTCCAAGAGCCGCGCGCAGTTCACCGGCACCGCACCGCTGTGGTTCGCCGACTTCGACCTCGCCGGCAACGTCCGGGAGCTGCTCGCGTACCGCGACGGGGTGTTCCTGCGCTGGATGGTCAACAGCCTGGCCTACACCGGCGGGTCGGCGCTGCTGGGCACCCTGCTCGCGGCCATGTGCGGCTACGCGCTGGCGAAGTACCGGTTCCCCGGCCGCGAGACGTTGTTCAACGTGGTGCTGGGCGGGGTGCTCGTGCCGGCGACGGCGCTGGCCCTGCCGCTGTTCCTGCTGTTCAGCAGGGTGGAGGCGACGAACACGTTCTGGTCGGTGTTCCTGCCCAGCCTCGTCAACCCGTTCGGCGTGTACCTGGCCCGGATCTACGCGGCCGCGAGCGTGCCCGACGAGCTGCTCGAGGCGGCCCGGATCGACGGCTCGGGTGAGGTGCGCAGCTTCTTCACGGTGTCGGTACGGCTGATGTTCCCGGCGCTGGTGACGATCTTCCTCTTCCACTTCGTCGCCGTCTGGAACAACTTCCTGCTCCCGCTGATCATGCTCGGCGACGAGCGGCTGTTCCCGGTGACGCTCGGCCTCTACTCGTGGAACACCCAGGTCAACCAGCTGCCGGAGCTCCGCGGCCTGGTGATCGTCGGTGCCCTGCTCTCGATCGCCCCGCTGGTGGTCGCCTTCCTGTTCCTCCAACGGTTCTGGCGCAGCGGTCTCGGCGCCGGGGCAGTCAAGTGA
- a CDS encoding peptidylprolyl isomerase encodes MVRGVLAAVLVAGVLGVASPAAAAGGGGDPTAPTDGPCAYTPTPDDPAARPVPLPRDPRRTPSRGHVPVLLRTNLGPIPLVLDRAAAPCTVQSFVHLVRHRFYDRTICHRLTAYPTLLVLQCGDPSGTGEGGPGYRYRDELPTDLPPAPTDPTGARRVYARGVLAMANAGPDTNGSQFFLVYGNSALRPNYSIFGGVTPAGLRTLDRVAAGGVTPTEDDPAPLDGPPALRTEIRKARVWF; translated from the coding sequence ATGGTTCGGGGAGTTCTCGCCGCGGTGCTGGTCGCCGGGGTGCTCGGTGTCGCCTCGCCCGCCGCGGCGGCCGGCGGCGGCGGCGATCCGACCGCGCCGACCGACGGCCCGTGCGCCTACACGCCGACGCCGGACGACCCCGCCGCCCGGCCGGTGCCGTTGCCGCGCGATCCCCGGCGGACGCCCAGCCGTGGCCACGTGCCGGTGCTGCTGCGTACCAACCTCGGGCCGATCCCGCTGGTCCTGGACCGCGCCGCCGCGCCCTGCACGGTGCAGAGCTTCGTGCACCTGGTCCGGCACCGGTTCTACGACCGGACGATCTGCCACCGGCTCACGGCGTACCCCACGCTGCTGGTCCTCCAGTGCGGCGACCCCTCCGGCACCGGGGAGGGCGGTCCGGGCTACCGCTACCGCGACGAGCTGCCGACGGACCTGCCGCCGGCGCCGACGGACCCGACCGGTGCCCGGCGCGTCTACGCGCGGGGCGTGCTGGCCATGGCCAACGCCGGGCCGGACACCAACGGCAGCCAGTTCTTCCTGGTGTACGGCAACTCGGCGCTGCGCCCGAACTACTCCATCTTCGGCGGCGTGACGCCGGCCGGGCTGCGCACCCTGGACCGGGTCGCCGCCGGGGGAGTGACGCCGACCGAGGACGACCCGGCGCCGCTGGACGGGCCGCCCGCGCTGCGCACCGAGATCCGTAAGGCACGCGTCTGGTTCTGA
- a CDS encoding carbohydrate ABC transporter permease: MTGVVKRIGFGGHGRAIAFFVVPFGVLFTLFYLVPIGYAVVQSLYTVERTGTFGPAREVFGGLVQYRRVFSDVPFWESVLRVLAFGVVQVPVMLGLALLLALLLDSGLVRGRRFFRLAFFVPYAVPGVIAAIMWGFLYSPNLSPFTALTANVDLLSADLVLWAMANVVTWVYVGYNMLIIYSALLAIPAEVYEAARLDGAGHFRTAWSIKIPLVMPAIVLTTVFSIIGTLQLLAEPQVFRSFSSAVSSTYTPNLTVYSTSSVPNFQLAAAFSVVLALATFALSFTFLKFTQRRGER; encoded by the coding sequence ATGACGGGCGTCGTGAAACGGATCGGCTTCGGCGGGCACGGCCGGGCGATCGCCTTCTTCGTGGTGCCGTTCGGGGTACTGTTCACCCTCTTCTATCTGGTGCCGATCGGCTACGCCGTCGTGCAGTCGCTGTACACCGTCGAGCGCACCGGCACGTTCGGCCCGGCCCGCGAGGTCTTCGGCGGCCTGGTGCAGTACCGGCGGGTCTTCTCCGACGTCCCGTTCTGGGAGTCGGTCCTGCGGGTGCTCGCCTTCGGCGTCGTGCAGGTGCCGGTGATGCTGGGCCTGGCCCTGCTGCTGGCGCTGCTGCTCGACTCCGGCCTGGTCCGCGGCCGGCGCTTCTTCCGGCTGGCGTTCTTCGTGCCGTACGCGGTGCCGGGCGTGATCGCCGCGATCATGTGGGGCTTCCTCTACTCGCCGAACCTGTCCCCGTTCACGGCGCTCACCGCCAACGTCGACCTGCTCTCCGCCGACCTGGTGCTCTGGGCCATGGCGAACGTCGTGACCTGGGTGTACGTCGGCTACAACATGCTGATCATCTACTCGGCGCTGCTGGCGATCCCCGCCGAGGTCTACGAGGCGGCGCGGCTGGACGGCGCCGGGCACTTCCGGACCGCGTGGTCGATCAAGATCCCGCTGGTCATGCCGGCGATCGTGCTGACCACGGTCTTCTCCATCATCGGCACCCTGCAACTGCTCGCCGAGCCGCAGGTGTTCCGCAGCTTCAGCTCGGCGGTGTCCAGCACCTACACGCCGAACCTGACCGTCTACTCCACCTCGTCGGTGCCGAACTTCCAGCTGGCGGCCGCGTTCTCGGTCGTCCTCGCGCTCGCCACGTTCGCCCTGTCGTTCACCTTCCTCAAGTTCACCCAGCGCCGGGGCGAGCGGTGA
- a CDS encoding substrate-binding domain-containing protein translates to MRFRAATAALTTVAVVTVVAGVRLGIGGLNGAECSGEVRLAVAAAPDVAPAVQAEAAAWTGAKAQVDGVCVRIDVKAVDPADVAATLIAKQRVSATAAARAGAAAPDVWISDSGIWLQRLRSAASSFAFTEEGSIALSPVVMAMPQPTAEKLGWPRKMPGYADLLNLITTSTTTRTGTVDPARDAAALSGLLALGAAANAADQRRPGTTNGVLRALATDTSVLRDDLMAQLPQADDAASLAAGLSLAAMSESDVIRFNDARPQVPLAAFYLEPSPVPLDHPFAVMPELSVDQALAARQFYDRLSAEGEFRGRLGQAGFRAPDGSSPPGFEGPEGAPRRIETGAAGDSGTAAASPADEATIDRALAGWSAVVAPARMLAIVDTSESMRTPVPEARGATRMKLTLAAARGGLGLFSDDWSVGLWATAGGPGGGRRELVGIRSLTTNRTAVANALGGIQPADGEAGLYRSILDGYRTVQDGWQAGRVNSVLVLTDGVGVGVGDIALRDLVAQLEDAKAADRPVQVIVLGVGKSVDRAPLEQITEVTGGGVFVAEDPAQIGAVFLDALSLRTTTPR, encoded by the coding sequence ATGCGATTTCGCGCAGCAACCGCTGCCCTCACGACGGTCGCCGTCGTGACGGTGGTGGCCGGAGTGCGCCTGGGAATCGGTGGGCTGAACGGCGCCGAGTGCTCCGGCGAGGTGCGCCTCGCCGTCGCGGCGGCGCCCGACGTCGCCCCGGCCGTGCAGGCCGAGGCCGCGGCCTGGACCGGCGCGAAGGCACAGGTCGACGGCGTCTGCGTGCGCATCGACGTCAAGGCCGTCGACCCGGCGGACGTGGCCGCCACGCTGATCGCGAAGCAGCGGGTCTCCGCGACCGCGGCGGCCCGCGCCGGCGCCGCCGCGCCGGACGTGTGGATCTCCGACTCCGGCATCTGGTTGCAGCGGCTGCGCTCGGCCGCGTCCTCCTTCGCCTTCACCGAGGAGGGTTCGATCGCGCTCAGCCCGGTGGTCATGGCGATGCCGCAGCCGACCGCGGAGAAGCTCGGCTGGCCCCGCAAGATGCCGGGCTACGCCGACCTGCTCAACCTGATCACCACCAGCACCACCACCCGGACCGGGACGGTCGACCCGGCCCGCGACGCCGCCGCGCTGTCCGGGCTGCTCGCGCTCGGTGCCGCCGCGAACGCCGCCGACCAGCGCCGGCCCGGCACCACCAACGGCGTGCTCCGGGCCCTGGCCACGGACACCTCGGTGCTGCGCGACGACCTGATGGCCCAGCTGCCCCAGGCGGACGACGCCGCGTCGCTGGCCGCCGGCCTCAGCCTCGCCGCGATGTCGGAGAGCGATGTCATCCGGTTCAACGACGCGCGGCCGCAGGTACCGCTCGCGGCGTTCTACCTCGAGCCGTCGCCGGTGCCGCTGGACCACCCGTTCGCGGTGATGCCCGAGCTGTCGGTGGATCAGGCCCTGGCCGCGCGCCAGTTCTACGACAGGCTCAGCGCCGAGGGCGAGTTCCGCGGCCGGCTCGGACAGGCCGGCTTCCGTGCACCGGACGGCAGCTCGCCCCCCGGCTTCGAGGGCCCGGAGGGCGCACCGCGCCGGATCGAGACCGGCGCGGCCGGGGACAGCGGCACGGCGGCGGCCTCGCCGGCCGACGAGGCGACCATCGACCGCGCGCTGGCGGGCTGGTCCGCAGTGGTGGCGCCGGCCCGGATGCTCGCGATCGTCGACACCTCCGAGAGCATGCGCACCCCGGTGCCGGAGGCTCGCGGCGCCACCCGCATGAAGCTCACCCTCGCCGCCGCCCGCGGCGGGCTCGGGCTGTTCAGCGACGACTGGTCGGTCGGGCTCTGGGCGACCGCCGGGGGACCGGGCGGCGGCCGCCGCGAGCTGGTGGGCATCCGCTCGCTGACCACCAACCGCACCGCGGTGGCGAACGCGCTCGGCGGCATCCAGCCGGCCGACGGCGAGGCCGGCCTGTACCGCAGCATCCTCGACGGATACCGCACGGTGCAGGACGGCTGGCAGGCGGGACGGGTCAACTCCGTGCTAGTGCTCACCGACGGCGTCGGTGTCGGCGTCGGCGACATCGCCCTGCGCGACCTGGTCGCCCAGCTCGAGGACGCCAAGGCCGCGGATCGGCCGGTGCAGGTCATCGTGCTCGGCGTCGGCAAGTCGGTCGACCGGGCTCCGCTGGAGCAGATCACCGAGGTCACCGGCGGCGGCGTCTTCGTCGCCGAGGACCCGGCCCAGATCGGCGCCGTCTTCCTCGACGCGCTCTCGCTGCGGACCACCACGCCCCGCTGA
- a CDS encoding class I SAM-dependent methyltransferase: MTHYLADVADAWQESWDRQQEAYLPDREHRIATMLDALRAGQVEHPPRVLDLAGGTGTIALRTLARFPDAEVTVVDQDPVLLALAGAALEGRAEIVSADLGDPAWTAALPHRRYDAVLTATALHWLAPERLTTLYAEIREVLRPGGLFANADHMPDEGLPGLTKRLIATADTRRETRYATGAALSWRDWWSRVAADPRLAPLHAERQKIYPAEHGSAEWTPPAAWHLGALRAAGFTETGLLWRGGTDATVAAVR, translated from the coding sequence ATGACTCATTACCTCGCCGACGTGGCGGACGCGTGGCAGGAGAGCTGGGACCGGCAGCAGGAGGCCTATCTGCCGGATCGGGAACACCGCATCGCGACGATGCTGGATGCGTTGCGCGCCGGCCAGGTCGAGCACCCGCCCCGGGTCCTCGACCTGGCCGGCGGCACCGGCACGATCGCCCTGCGCACGCTCGCACGGTTCCCCGATGCCGAGGTCACCGTCGTCGACCAGGACCCGGTGCTGCTCGCCCTGGCCGGCGCGGCGCTGGAGGGCCGCGCGGAGATCGTGTCGGCCGACCTCGGCGACCCGGCCTGGACGGCGGCGCTGCCGCACCGCCGCTACGACGCGGTGCTCACCGCGACCGCACTGCACTGGCTGGCGCCCGAGCGCCTCACGACGCTCTACGCCGAGATCCGGGAGGTGCTGCGCCCCGGCGGGCTCTTCGCCAACGCCGACCACATGCCCGACGAGGGGCTGCCCGGCCTGACCAAGCGCCTGATCGCCACCGCGGACACCCGCCGCGAGACGCGCTACGCGACGGGTGCCGCACTGTCGTGGCGCGACTGGTGGAGCCGGGTGGCGGCGGACCCGCGCCTCGCGCCGCTGCACGCCGAGCGGCAGAAGATCTACCCGGCCGAGCACGGCTCCGCGGAGTGGACGCCGCCGGCGGCCTGGCACCTCGGCGCGCTGCGCGCCGCCGGCTTCACCGAGACCGGGCTGCTCTGGCGCGGCGGCACCGACGCGACGGTCGCCGCCGTGCGCTAG
- a CDS encoding extracellular solute-binding protein, with amino-acid sequence MRMSLRPVSALLATALLLAACSSGGDDDASNAAGAASCAPSSGPVTLTYTSWIPGIEEVVAAWNAKNPNIQVKVQTGPNGNGGTYQNFFNQIKAGNTPDLGQIEYDALPGFRVQDGLTDLGGCDIVAKAQGQFVDWTWNQVSFGEQGHAYGVPQDAGPMALFYRADLFEQHGIAIPKTWDEYAAAAEKVKAAGGYITNFSQSDVNQFAGLAWQAGGRWFANDGKQWTVTLADDKTKKVADYWQGLIDKKLVSAVPPWTSEWDNAYNSGSAWTWVSAVWGANSIATGAPKTAGKWRVAPMPQWSAGESVAGNWGGSSTAVFKGSKHVYEAAQFALWLNTSEEALSLLNAKANLYPATKAGATLPALSKGVAFYGDQKIYEVFAQASGQVSPDFTWGPTMTATYADVSDGFKAAVSGKGTLTEALTAAQASTIQTLKSQAIPVKE; translated from the coding sequence ATGCGTATGTCCCTTCGGCCGGTCAGCGCCCTGCTGGCCACCGCACTCCTGCTCGCCGCCTGCTCCTCGGGGGGCGACGACGACGCGTCGAACGCCGCCGGTGCCGCGTCCTGCGCGCCGTCGTCCGGGCCGGTGACCCTCACCTACACCTCGTGGATCCCCGGCATCGAGGAGGTCGTCGCCGCCTGGAACGCCAAGAACCCGAACATCCAGGTCAAGGTCCAGACCGGGCCGAACGGCAACGGCGGCACCTACCAGAACTTCTTCAACCAGATCAAGGCCGGCAACACCCCCGACCTCGGCCAGATCGAGTACGACGCGCTGCCCGGCTTCCGGGTGCAGGACGGCCTGACCGACCTCGGCGGCTGTGACATCGTCGCCAAGGCACAGGGCCAGTTCGTCGACTGGACCTGGAACCAGGTCAGCTTCGGCGAGCAGGGCCACGCGTACGGCGTGCCGCAGGACGCCGGCCCGATGGCGCTCTTCTACCGCGCCGACCTCTTCGAGCAGCACGGCATCGCGATCCCGAAGACCTGGGACGAGTACGCCGCGGCCGCCGAGAAGGTCAAGGCGGCCGGCGGCTACATCACCAACTTCTCGCAGAGCGACGTCAACCAGTTCGCCGGCCTCGCCTGGCAGGCGGGCGGCCGCTGGTTCGCCAACGACGGCAAGCAGTGGACCGTCACCCTGGCCGACGACAAGACCAAGAAGGTCGCCGACTACTGGCAGGGACTGATCGACAAGAAGCTGGTCTCCGCGGTGCCGCCGTGGACCTCCGAGTGGGACAACGCCTACAACTCCGGCTCGGCCTGGACCTGGGTGTCCGCGGTGTGGGGCGCCAACTCCATCGCCACCGGCGCGCCGAAGACGGCCGGCAAGTGGCGGGTCGCGCCGATGCCGCAGTGGAGCGCGGGCGAGTCGGTCGCCGGCAACTGGGGCGGCTCCTCCACCGCGGTGTTCAAGGGCTCGAAGCATGTCTACGAGGCCGCGCAGTTCGCGCTCTGGCTGAACACCTCCGAGGAGGCGCTGAGCCTGCTCAACGCCAAGGCCAACCTCTACCCGGCGACGAAGGCCGGCGCGACCCTGCCCGCGCTCTCCAAGGGCGTGGCGTTCTACGGCGACCAGAAGATCTACGAGGTCTTCGCGCAGGCCTCCGGCCAGGTGTCGCCGGACTTCACCTGGGGACCGACGATGACGGCCACCTACGCCGACGTCTCGGACGGCTTCAAGGCCGCCGTCTCCGGCAAGGGCACGCTGACCGAGGCGCTCACCGCGGCACAGGCGTCGACGATCCAGACGCTCAAGTCGCAGGCGATCCCCGTCAAGGAGTAA